From the genome of Helicoverpa zea isolate HzStark_Cry1AcR chromosome 1, ilHelZeax1.1, whole genome shotgun sequence, one region includes:
- the LOC124630398 gene encoding uncharacterized protein LOC124630398: MSVVFILLIFNIIGSLRARQPDIDINRIKLLPKEGFHSRPTNYHNLPANYHSRRSIITDHYRRNDYDNYSSRFTELRPPLHIRYDAPPLTEEKTGKIYQPREDPRLFYQSDAYIKETNRKNLNNEVSSVYIGRGVVRAGEVSRRRSLPIRLRDNESNNINEDICVRCPPDRTLITRPGADRAKLQYPRIFSCSGRKASRHVRFVHMFGPKFGSLLKEGSHMVVGRIMHKDEILQTCKMQIHVLVQTCVVPKYLVPHCDAENKACNFTCRDPKAEMRGQRTLTCGDDMKWSGHLPACNARSWCRPPPPPEHGRVSCKGVTSPNGWGLNEGSSCRVRCARGWKWSSRSMAVCRRGSWTYDLGCLPKRTK, from the exons ATGTCAGTTGTGTTTATTCTtctaatttttaatattattg GATCACTGAGAGCCCGCCAGCCGGACATAGACATCAACAG aataaaacTTTTACCGAAAGAAGGATTTCACAGTCGACCTACAAATTATCACAACCTACCAGCAAATTATCACAGTCGTCGTTCGATAATAACCGATCACTACCGAAGAAATGATTATGACAATTATAGCAGCCGGTTCACCGAGTTACGGCCGCCGCTGCACATTCGGTACGATGCCCCACCACTTACCGAAGAGAAGACGGGTAAAATATACCAACCAAGAGAAGACCCGCGGCTCTTCTATCAGTCTGATGCATATATTAAAGAAACTAATCGGaagaacttgaacaatgaagtGTCGTCCGTCTACATAGGACGTGGAGTCGTGCGAGCAGGCGAAGTAAGCCGCAGACGATCGCTGCCAATTCGTTTGAGAGATAATGAGTCTAACAACATCAATGAAG ataTCTGCGTGCGATGCCCCCCTGACAGAACATTAATTACCAGGCCAGGTGCTGATCGTGCCAAGTTACAATATCCTCGGATATTCTCATGTTCGGGAAGGAAAGCTTCGAGGCACGTACGTTTCGTTCACATGTTCGGGCCTAAATTCGGCTCTCTACTGAAAGAGGGCTCCCACATGGTTGTCGGTCGAATCATGCATAAAGACGAa ATTCTCCAAACATGCAAAATGCAGATACATGTCTTGGTACAGACTTGTGTCGTGCCCAAATATTTAGTGCCACATTGCGATGCTGAAAATAAAGCTTGCAACTTTACGTGCCGAGACCCGAAAGCTGAAATGCGAGGACAAAGAACACTGACATGTGGTGACGACATGAAGTGGTCAGGACACTTGCCTGCTTGTAATG CTCGTTCGTGGTGTCGCCCTCCGCCTCCCCCCGAGCACGGGAGAGTCAGCTGCAAGGGCGTGACGTCACCAAACGGCTGGGGGCTCAACGAAGGCTCCAGCTGCCGAGTGAGATGCGCTCGCGGATGGAAATGGAGCTCTCGGTCTATGGCCGTGTGTAGGCGCGGCTCTTGGACTTACGATCTAGGATGTCTGCCGAAGCGGACCAAATAA
- the LOC124635076 gene encoding small proline-rich protein 2H-like, with protein sequence MSAPFYSYDPCVCTGQPCGACYPYTTKPCAASCNDLRPCSVCPGGGCSPCPAPVRPCPTPCPPCPVLPCLPPCPPCDKPMTPVPKPVPLCETVAIPCCRPNRCKPCPCYCCTEPGICCPKRCSYPGVPVCGCGCCGPCMPVW encoded by the exons ATGAGTGCTCCGTTCTACAGCTATGATCCTTGCGTGTGCACGGGGCAGCCGTGCGGTGCATGCTACCCCTACACCACGAAGCCTTGCGCTGCGTCGTGTAACGACCTGAGGCCGTGCTCGGTGTGTCCAGGGGGTGGGTGCTCGCCGTGCCCGGCTCCAGTGCGGCCCTGCCCCACCCCCTGTCCACCATGCCCGGTCCTTCCGTGTCTGCCACCTTGTCCACCATGCGATAAG cCTATGACGCCGGTGCCAAAGCCTGTGCCTCTTTGTGAGACAGTAGCGATTCCGTGCTGTCGGCCAAACCGGTGCAAGCCGTGTCCTTGCTACTGCTGCACCGAGCCCGGGATATGCTGCCCCAAGAGGTGCAGCTATCCAGGAGTGCCTGTTTGCGGCTGTGGCTGCTGTGGACCATGCATGCCCGTTTGGTAG
- the LOC124632709 gene encoding sperm mitochondrial-associated cysteine-rich protein-like: protein MSVLPRGYECCRAPPRYGCVRGEYSIYYKRPRCGQPRPQPFQRECACYYWGCPSNAPCERPCCYDYPCKAHCFNHGACTRPSGRYARTVWYPGECCPVVPPCQAFTCPNPPYHPCCYHTCNKHV, encoded by the exons ATGTCAGTGTTGCCCCGCGGGTACGAATGCTGCCGTGCTCCTCCGAGGTACGGCTGTGTTCGCGGAGAGTACAGCATCTACTACAAGAGGCCACGGTGCGGCCAGCCCAGGCCACAGCCCTTCCAGCGAGAGTGCGCCTGCTACTACTGGGGATGTCCTAGCAACGCACCATGTGAGAG GCCGTGCTGTTACGACTACCCTTGCAAGGCTCACTGTTTCAACCACGGTGCGTGCACGAGGCCCAGCGGCCGGTACGCGCGCACTGTCTGGTACCCCGGCGAGTGCTGCCCCGTCGTGCCGCCCTGCCAGGCCTTCACGTGCCCCAACCCGCCCTACCATCCCTGCTGCTACCACACTTGCAACAAACACGTCTAA
- the LOC124634294 gene encoding vegetative cell wall protein gp1-like translates to MCACTFCPTCPPILPCGTGPCCYSCPPPCPCCQPCCPPPVPCTPCPPCKCCPVFRQCPAPVIPDCVPPIVPILPPCRPRRCPPPEPCPPPPPPPVCCPPVLPCCPPPPPCDPPPVCPCPEPTPCYQPVLPCCNPQCPPPILPKQRPICPRAPPCPYPCLPVCRSCCPHCELDPVTRRRPLIVHDSVFHTRKTGLPGECFTRTSPNIRYKVENYVRQGPQACCWYPVPVPLR, encoded by the exons ATGTGCGCATGTACTTTCTGCCCGACCTGTCCACCAATATTACCGTGTGGTACGGGTCCTTGTTGTTACTCGTGTCCCCCGCCGTGCCCATGTTGCCAGCCGTGCTGTCCGCCGCCAGTGCCTTGTACGCCGTGTCCGCCGTGTAAATGCTGCCCAGTGTTCCGGCAGTGTCCAGCCCCCGTGATTCCTGACTGCGTGCCACCTATAGTGCCGATTTTGCCACCGTGTAGACCTCGTAGGTGCCCGCCTCCTGAGCCGTGCCCGCCTCCTCCACCTCCACCAGTCTGTTGTCCACCTGTGCTTCCCtgctgtcccccacctccgccATGCGATCCGCCACCG GTCTGTCCGTGCCCAGAGCCAACACCATGCTATCAGCCGGTGTTACCCTGCTGTAATCCCCAGTGCCCTCCTCCTATTTTACCCAAACAACGACCTATTTGCCCCCGGGCGCCTCCTTGCCCCTACCCATGCTTGCCGGTATGCCGTAGTTGCTGCCCACACTGCGAACTTGACCCGGTAACACGACGACGGCCATTAATAGTTCATGACAGTGTGTTCCACACTAGGAAGACTGGATTGCCTGGCGAGTGTTTCACGAGGACCTCCCCTAACATACGgtataaagttgaaaattatgTGAGACAG GGCCCACAAGCTTGTTGTTGGTATCCAGTCCCAGTTCCTCTACGGTAg